A stretch of the Neofelis nebulosa isolate mNeoNeb1 chromosome 1, mNeoNeb1.pri, whole genome shotgun sequence genome encodes the following:
- the HRH2 gene encoding histamine H2 receptor isoform X3, which yields MVPNGTASSFCLDSPPCRITVSVVLAVLILITVAGNVVVCLAVGLNRRLRSLTNCYIVSLAITDLLLGLLVLPFSAFYQLSCRWSFGKVFCNIYTSLDVMLCTASILNLFMISLDRYCAVTDPLRYPVLVTPVRVAVSLVLIWVISITLSFLSIHLGWNSRNETSNFNHTIPKCKVQVNLVYGLVDGLVTFYLPLLVMCITYYRIFKIARDQAKRIHHIGSWKAATIGEHKATVTLAAVMGAFIICWFPYFTVFVYRGLRGDDAINEAFEAVVLWLGYANSALNPILYATLNRDFRTAYQQLFRCGPASHHAHDTTLRSGSSQLARNQSREPTRQEDKPLKLQVWSGTEVTAPQGATDRVMLALT from the exons ATGGTACCTAACGGCACAGCCTCTTCCTTTTGTCTGGACTCTCCCCCATGTAGGATCACTGTCAGCGTGGTCCTCGCTGTCCTCATCCTCATCACCGTCGCCGGCAATGTGGTGGTCTGCCTGGCTGTGGGCCTGAACCGCCGGCTCCGCAGTCTGACCAACTGCTACATTGTGTCTTTGGCCATCACTGATCTGCTCCTTGGCCTCCTGGTGCTGCCCTTCTCAGCCTTCTACCAGCTATCCTGCAGGTGGAGCTTCGGCAAGGTCTTCTGCAATATCTATACCAGCCTGGATGTGATGCTCTGCACGGCCTCCATCCTTAACCTCTTCATGATCAGCCTCGACCGGTACTGCGCTGTCACGGACCCCCTGCGCTACCCTGTGCTGGTCACCCCAGTCCGAGTGGCTGTGTCTCTTGTCTTAATTTGGGTCATTTCCATCACCCTGTCCTTTCTGTCTATCCATCTGGGGTGGAACAGCAGGAATGAGACCAGCAATTTCAACCACACCATCCCCAAGTGCAAAGTCCAGGTCAACTTGGTGTATGGCTTGGTGGATGGGCTGGTCACCTTCTACTTGCCTCTGCTGGTCATGTGCATCACCTACTACCGCATTTTCAAGATTGCCCGGGATCAGGCCAAGAGGATCCACCATATCGGCTCCTGGAAGGCAGCTACCATCGGGGAGCACAAAGCCACAGTGACACTGGCCGCCGTGATGGGAGCCTTCATTATCTGCTGGTTCCCCTATTTCACTGTGTTTGTTTACCGTGGGCTGAGAGGGGATGATGCCATCAACGAGGCCTTCGAAGCCGTCGTTTTGTGGCTGGGCTATGCCAACTCGGCCCTGAACCCTATCCTGTACGCCACACTAAACAGAGACTTCCGCACGGCATACCAGCAGCTCTTCCGCTGCGGACCTGCCAGCCACCATGCCCACGACACTACTCTGAGGTCTGGCAGCTCTCAGCTGGCCAGGAATCAAAGCCGAGAACCCACGCGGCAGGAAGACAAGCCCCTGAAGCTCCAGGTGTGGAGTGGGACAGAGGTCACAGCCCCTCAAGGAGCCACAGACAG ggtaatgctggccctaacatga
- the HRH2 gene encoding histamine H2 receptor isoform X4 translates to MVPNGTASSFCLDSPPCRITVSVVLAVLILITVAGNVVVCLAVGLNRRLRSLTNCYIVSLAITDLLLGLLVLPFSAFYQLSCRWSFGKVFCNIYTSLDVMLCTASILNLFMISLDRYCAVTDPLRYPVLVTPVRVAVSLVLIWVISITLSFLSIHLGWNSRNETSNFNHTIPKCKVQVNLVYGLVDGLVTFYLPLLVMCITYYRIFKIARDQAKRIHHIGSWKAATIGEHKATVTLAAVMGAFIICWFPYFTVFVYRGLRGDDAINEAFEAVVLWLGYANSALNPILYATLNRDFRTAYQQLFRCGPASHHAHDTTLRSGSSQLARNQSREPTRQEDKPLKLQVWSGTEVTAPQGATDR, encoded by the coding sequence ATGGTACCTAACGGCACAGCCTCTTCCTTTTGTCTGGACTCTCCCCCATGTAGGATCACTGTCAGCGTGGTCCTCGCTGTCCTCATCCTCATCACCGTCGCCGGCAATGTGGTGGTCTGCCTGGCTGTGGGCCTGAACCGCCGGCTCCGCAGTCTGACCAACTGCTACATTGTGTCTTTGGCCATCACTGATCTGCTCCTTGGCCTCCTGGTGCTGCCCTTCTCAGCCTTCTACCAGCTATCCTGCAGGTGGAGCTTCGGCAAGGTCTTCTGCAATATCTATACCAGCCTGGATGTGATGCTCTGCACGGCCTCCATCCTTAACCTCTTCATGATCAGCCTCGACCGGTACTGCGCTGTCACGGACCCCCTGCGCTACCCTGTGCTGGTCACCCCAGTCCGAGTGGCTGTGTCTCTTGTCTTAATTTGGGTCATTTCCATCACCCTGTCCTTTCTGTCTATCCATCTGGGGTGGAACAGCAGGAATGAGACCAGCAATTTCAACCACACCATCCCCAAGTGCAAAGTCCAGGTCAACTTGGTGTATGGCTTGGTGGATGGGCTGGTCACCTTCTACTTGCCTCTGCTGGTCATGTGCATCACCTACTACCGCATTTTCAAGATTGCCCGGGATCAGGCCAAGAGGATCCACCATATCGGCTCCTGGAAGGCAGCTACCATCGGGGAGCACAAAGCCACAGTGACACTGGCCGCCGTGATGGGAGCCTTCATTATCTGCTGGTTCCCCTATTTCACTGTGTTTGTTTACCGTGGGCTGAGAGGGGATGATGCCATCAACGAGGCCTTCGAAGCCGTCGTTTTGTGGCTGGGCTATGCCAACTCGGCCCTGAACCCTATCCTGTACGCCACACTAAACAGAGACTTCCGCACGGCATACCAGCAGCTCTTCCGCTGCGGACCTGCCAGCCACCATGCCCACGACACTACTCTGAGGTCTGGCAGCTCTCAGCTGGCCAGGAATCAAAGCCGAGAACCCACGCGGCAGGAAGACAAGCCCCTGAAGCTCCAGGTGTGGAGTGGGACAGAGGTCACAGCCCCTCAAGGAGCCACAGACAG
- the HRH2 gene encoding histamine H2 receptor isoform X1 has translation MVPNGTASSFCLDSPPCRITVSVVLAVLILITVAGNVVVCLAVGLNRRLRSLTNCYIVSLAITDLLLGLLVLPFSAFYQLSCRWSFGKVFCNIYTSLDVMLCTASILNLFMISLDRYCAVTDPLRYPVLVTPVRVAVSLVLIWVISITLSFLSIHLGWNSRNETSNFNHTIPKCKVQVNLVYGLVDGLVTFYLPLLVMCITYYRIFKIARDQAKRIHHIGSWKAATIGEHKATVTLAAVMGAFIICWFPYFTVFVYRGLRGDDAINEAFEAVVLWLGYANSALNPILYATLNRDFRTAYQQLFRCGPASHHAHDTTLRSGSSQLARNQSREPTRQEDKPLKLQVWSGTEVTAPQGATDRGAQSSSPLTKGPGRPPAHWNPPGCFVTSASVPGCYPAKLLGYSPASGVELGSPSRSPTPPLLTGSQRYPALCAPATF, from the exons ATGGTACCTAACGGCACAGCCTCTTCCTTTTGTCTGGACTCTCCCCCATGTAGGATCACTGTCAGCGTGGTCCTCGCTGTCCTCATCCTCATCACCGTCGCCGGCAATGTGGTGGTCTGCCTGGCTGTGGGCCTGAACCGCCGGCTCCGCAGTCTGACCAACTGCTACATTGTGTCTTTGGCCATCACTGATCTGCTCCTTGGCCTCCTGGTGCTGCCCTTCTCAGCCTTCTACCAGCTATCCTGCAGGTGGAGCTTCGGCAAGGTCTTCTGCAATATCTATACCAGCCTGGATGTGATGCTCTGCACGGCCTCCATCCTTAACCTCTTCATGATCAGCCTCGACCGGTACTGCGCTGTCACGGACCCCCTGCGCTACCCTGTGCTGGTCACCCCAGTCCGAGTGGCTGTGTCTCTTGTCTTAATTTGGGTCATTTCCATCACCCTGTCCTTTCTGTCTATCCATCTGGGGTGGAACAGCAGGAATGAGACCAGCAATTTCAACCACACCATCCCCAAGTGCAAAGTCCAGGTCAACTTGGTGTATGGCTTGGTGGATGGGCTGGTCACCTTCTACTTGCCTCTGCTGGTCATGTGCATCACCTACTACCGCATTTTCAAGATTGCCCGGGATCAGGCCAAGAGGATCCACCATATCGGCTCCTGGAAGGCAGCTACCATCGGGGAGCACAAAGCCACAGTGACACTGGCCGCCGTGATGGGAGCCTTCATTATCTGCTGGTTCCCCTATTTCACTGTGTTTGTTTACCGTGGGCTGAGAGGGGATGATGCCATCAACGAGGCCTTCGAAGCCGTCGTTTTGTGGCTGGGCTATGCCAACTCGGCCCTGAACCCTATCCTGTACGCCACACTAAACAGAGACTTCCGCACGGCATACCAGCAGCTCTTCCGCTGCGGACCTGCCAGCCACCATGCCCACGACACTACTCTGAGGTCTGGCAGCTCTCAGCTGGCCAGGAATCAAAGCCGAGAACCCACGCGGCAGGAAGACAAGCCCCTGAAGCTCCAGGTGTGGAGTGGGACAGAGGTCACAGCCCCTCAAGGAGCCACAGACAG AGGTGCCCAGAGCAGCTCCCCCCTAACGAAGGGGCCTGGCCGCCCCCCTGCACACTGGAATCCCCCTGGCTGCTTTGTCACCTCTGCCTCTGTGCCTGGCTGTTACCCAGCAAAGCTGCTGGGGTATTCTCCTGCTTCTGGTGTGGAACTAGGGAGCCCCAGTAGAAGTCCTACCCCACCACTGCTTACAG